The Frondihabitans australicus genome includes a region encoding these proteins:
- the cysE gene encoding serine O-acetyltransferase, with translation MRLLARLRDDIRAAKRQDPAARSSLEVAVAYSGLHAVWAYRVTTRLWYGATWPGARFVARLLSQLVRSATGVEIHPGARIGERLFIDHGMGVVIGETAVVGDDVLLYHGVTLGGRGRGDSLRRHPTLGDGVVVGAGAAILGPVTVGAGARVGANAVVTRDVLPGTTVVGVPAKPL, from the coding sequence GTGCGACTCCTGGCGCGACTGCGCGACGACATCCGGGCGGCGAAGCGGCAGGATCCCGCCGCACGCTCCTCCCTCGAGGTCGCCGTGGCCTACTCGGGCCTCCACGCCGTCTGGGCGTATCGCGTCACGACCCGTCTCTGGTACGGGGCCACGTGGCCCGGCGCGCGCTTCGTCGCACGACTCCTCTCGCAGCTCGTCCGCTCGGCGACCGGCGTCGAGATCCACCCCGGCGCCCGCATCGGCGAGCGGCTCTTCATCGACCACGGCATGGGAGTCGTCATCGGCGAGACCGCGGTCGTCGGCGACGACGTGCTCCTCTATCACGGGGTGACGCTCGGCGGTCGCGGGCGCGGAGACTCCCTGCGACGGCACCCCACGCTCGGCGACGGCGTCGTGGTCGGTGCCGGGGCCGCGATCCTGGGCCCGGTGACCGTCGGCGCCGGGGCGAGGGTGGGAGCGAACGCCGTCGTGACGCGCGACGTGCTGCCCGGAACGACCGTCGTCGGGGTGCCCGCGAAGCCGCTCTGA
- a CDS encoding histidine phosphatase family protein — translation MRLLLIRHAETPANVSGALSTRPPGPGITDLGQEQAEALAEALADTPLDGLYVSTLRRTALTAAPLAARLGLDARVIDGVEEIEAGDYEDLTDRQSFQDYLAPIKRWAEGDLDACIPGAYDGRHFLERFDGAVAEVARRHGDDSTVAVVSHAGAIRVWLGGRAANLDAAFTASHNLANTGVIVLVGSPSDGWIIETWMGEPVGPVDVAARDPLGEAL, via the coding sequence GTGCGCCTGTTGCTCATCCGTCACGCCGAGACCCCCGCCAACGTCTCGGGCGCGCTCTCGACCAGGCCGCCGGGGCCGGGCATCACCGACCTGGGGCAGGAGCAGGCGGAAGCCCTCGCCGAGGCACTCGCCGACACGCCCCTCGACGGTCTCTACGTCTCCACGCTCCGCCGCACGGCCCTCACCGCGGCGCCTCTGGCGGCCCGGCTCGGGCTCGACGCCCGGGTGATCGACGGCGTGGAGGAGATCGAGGCCGGCGACTACGAAGACCTGACCGACCGGCAGTCGTTCCAGGACTACCTCGCCCCGATCAAGCGGTGGGCCGAGGGCGACCTCGACGCGTGCATCCCCGGCGCCTACGACGGGCGGCACTTCCTCGAGCGGTTTGACGGGGCGGTGGCCGAGGTGGCCCGGCGTCACGGTGACGACTCGACCGTCGCCGTCGTCTCGCACGCCGGAGCGATCCGGGTGTGGCTGGGCGGCCGGGCCGCGAACCTCGACGCGGCGTTCACGGCCTCGCACAACCTCGCCAACACGGGCGTGATCGTCCTCGTGGGCTCGCCCTCCGACGGCTGGATCATCGAGACGTGGATGGGCGAACCGGTCGGCCCCGTCGACGTCGCGGCCCGCGACCCTCTGGGCGAGGCGCTCTAG
- a CDS encoding MFS transporter → MSTTTSPVTGSLPTRRSAAPAGRDHKWLLLATVGLAQLMVVLDATIVNIALPSAQADLGFTNDNRQWVVTAYSLAFGSLLLLGGRLSDIFGRKTTFIIGLIGFALVSVLGGASQSFGMLVAARALQGAFGALLAPSALGIMTTTFSDPKERSKAFAIFGAIAGSGAAVGLLLGGVLTEYTSWRFCLFVNVVFAVLALIGALAFLKAKAAGGVQHHVDIPGVITVTAGLVGIVYGFSNAETDSWSAPLTIVCLAAGLVLLVVFVVLQMRVAHPLLPLRIILNRDRGGSYLVIGLAAVGMFAVFLFLTYYLELTLGFSSLKTGVAFLPMPLSIMLSATVFGSRLLPRVGPRLLIFIGGLLGAAGLTLFTRIGLDSSYATVVLPGLIVMGLGMGLIFSSAMNTATSGVAREDAGVASATVNTMQQIGGSIGTALLSTLSANAVTSYITAHGTSKLDQANATLAGYHLSFWVSVGIFVIIAIVGGTLLRRHGDRQQRLAAAANTTGAVTGPVEIPAGLH, encoded by the coding sequence ATGTCAACGACCACGTCCCCCGTCACGGGCTCGCTCCCGACCAGGCGCTCCGCAGCGCCGGCCGGCCGCGACCACAAGTGGCTGCTCCTCGCCACCGTGGGCCTCGCCCAGCTGATGGTGGTGCTCGACGCCACCATCGTCAACATCGCGCTCCCCAGCGCCCAGGCCGACCTCGGCTTCACGAACGACAACCGCCAGTGGGTCGTCACCGCGTACTCGCTCGCGTTCGGCAGCCTCCTGCTGCTCGGCGGCCGCCTCAGCGACATCTTCGGCCGCAAGACGACGTTCATCATCGGCCTCATCGGCTTCGCGCTGGTCTCCGTGCTCGGCGGTGCCTCGCAGTCGTTCGGCATGCTGGTCGCGGCGCGCGCCCTCCAGGGCGCATTCGGCGCCCTCCTCGCCCCGTCGGCCCTCGGCATCATGACGACCACGTTCTCCGACCCGAAGGAGCGCAGCAAGGCGTTCGCCATCTTCGGCGCGATCGCGGGTTCGGGTGCGGCCGTCGGCCTGCTCCTGGGCGGTGTCCTCACCGAGTACACCTCGTGGCGCTTCTGCCTCTTCGTGAACGTCGTCTTCGCCGTGCTCGCCCTCATCGGCGCGCTCGCGTTCCTCAAGGCGAAGGCCGCGGGCGGAGTGCAGCACCACGTCGACATCCCCGGCGTCATCACCGTCACGGCCGGCCTCGTCGGCATCGTCTACGGCTTCTCGAACGCCGAGACCGACAGCTGGAGCGCCCCGCTCACGATCGTCTGCCTCGCCGCCGGCCTCGTGCTGCTCGTGGTCTTCGTGGTCCTGCAGATGCGCGTCGCGCACCCGCTGCTGCCGCTCCGCATCATCCTCAACCGCGACCGCGGTGGCTCGTACCTCGTCATCGGCCTCGCCGCCGTGGGCATGTTCGCCGTGTTCCTCTTCCTCACGTACTACCTCGAGCTCACCCTCGGGTTCTCGTCGCTGAAGACCGGCGTGGCGTTCCTGCCGATGCCGCTCTCGATCATGCTCAGCGCGACCGTGTTCGGCAGCCGACTGCTGCCGCGCGTCGGGCCGCGCCTGCTGATCTTCATCGGCGGCCTCCTCGGCGCCGCGGGCCTCACGCTCTTCACGCGCATCGGCCTCGACTCGTCGTACGCGACGGTCGTCCTGCCGGGCCTCATCGTCATGGGCCTCGGCATGGGCCTCATCTTCTCGTCGGCGATGAACACCGCGACCTCGGGCGTCGCCCGTGAAGACGCCGGCGTCGCGTCGGCGACGGTGAACACGATGCAGCAGATCGGCGGCTCGATCGGCACCGCGCTGCTGTCGACCCTGTCGGCGAACGCCGTCACGTCGTACATCACGGCTCACGGAACGTCGAAGCTCGACCAGGCCAACGCCACCCTCGCCGGGTACCACCTGTCGTTCTGGGTCTCCGTCGGCATCTTCGTGATCATCGCCATCGTCGGCGGCACCCTGCTTCGTCGCCACGGCGACCGCCAGCAGCGCCTCGCCGCGGCGGCGAACACGACCGGCGCCGTCACCGGCCCCGTCGAGATCCCGGCCGGGCTGCACTAG
- a CDS encoding NUDIX hydrolase, whose product MPTPDFVLALREKIGNAPLWLSGVTAVVVRGDDVLMVKRSDTGAWTPVTGIIDPGEHPAVAGAREVLEEASITARPVRLAMVDVTAPVVYGNGDVSQYLDLTFLFEYVAGEPFPADGENTEARWFGRDELPEMAPDMGARVAAALSDEVAAAFGS is encoded by the coding sequence ATGCCGACCCCCGACTTCGTCCTGGCCCTCCGCGAGAAGATCGGCAACGCCCCGCTGTGGCTCTCCGGCGTCACCGCGGTGGTCGTCCGCGGCGACGACGTGCTCATGGTCAAGCGCTCCGACACGGGCGCGTGGACACCCGTCACGGGCATCATCGACCCGGGCGAGCACCCCGCGGTCGCAGGAGCCCGCGAAGTCCTCGAGGAGGCGTCGATCACCGCCCGCCCCGTCCGCCTCGCCATGGTCGACGTGACCGCTCCCGTGGTCTACGGCAACGGCGACGTGTCGCAGTACCTCGACCTCACGTTCCTCTTCGAGTACGTCGCCGGCGAGCCGTTCCCGGCCGACGGGGAGAACACCGAGGCGCGGTGGTTCGGCCGCGACGAGCTGCCCGAGATGGCTCCCGACATGGGGGCGCGGGTGGCGGCGGCGCTGAGCGACGAGGTCGCGGCGGCCTTCGGATCCTGA
- a CDS encoding glycerol-3-phosphate dehydrogenase/oxidase — MTESTTTGEKALRANVKAIQERPTAQVLIIGGGINGIATFRDLALQGVDVVLVERNDYASGASAASSHMIHGGIRYLENGEFRLVRESVEERNGLLKIAPHYVKPLQTTMPIFSTFSGIMNAPLRMLTHKQRSTKERGALLIQIGMTLYDSFSRDGGSVPRHVFRTRKAALRDMPALNPDLKYTGTYYDASVHEPERLALDVLKDGLAAGDRGGEGKLARSANYVEAIGAQDGGVLVRDIVSGAEFAITAPVVINASGPWTDLTNDAFGAKSQYMGGTKGSHIVVDHPELLKATNGRELFFENNDGRIVLIYPLKGRVLIGTTDLEADMSQPAICTEEEVDYFFDLVKHVFPTITITRDDIVYRYSGVRPLPKHDDLAAGFVSRDYRIVETAVPALGQSKVLSLVGGKWTTFRALSTHLSTEATTRLGVARTVDTAGMPIGGGKDFPVLPGDRARWITDHADGLSRDQVDRLLTRYGTRAADVIQVLLDQPSETLAHDADFTASEIAYFAEHEDVVHLVDVVLRRTNLAFVGGVTIELLEELAGILQPVLGWSDDDRAAEVANTVSILATFHGVDVASAPASTEAVAAEAADLAKA, encoded by the coding sequence ATGACTGAGTCGACGACGACAGGCGAGAAGGCCCTCCGGGCCAACGTGAAGGCAATCCAGGAGCGCCCCACCGCGCAGGTGCTCATCATCGGTGGCGGCATCAACGGCATCGCCACCTTCCGCGACCTGGCCCTGCAGGGCGTCGACGTCGTGCTCGTCGAGCGCAACGACTACGCCTCGGGTGCGTCGGCCGCGTCGAGCCACATGATCCACGGCGGCATCCGCTACCTCGAGAACGGCGAGTTCCGCCTCGTCCGCGAGAGCGTCGAGGAGCGCAACGGCCTCCTCAAGATCGCTCCGCACTACGTCAAGCCGCTCCAGACGACCATGCCGATCTTCTCGACGTTCTCCGGCATCATGAACGCCCCCCTGCGTATGCTCACGCACAAGCAGCGCTCCACGAAGGAGCGCGGCGCTCTGCTGATCCAGATCGGCATGACCCTCTACGACTCGTTCTCTCGCGACGGCGGCTCGGTGCCCCGCCACGTGTTCCGCACCCGCAAGGCCGCCCTCCGCGACATGCCGGCGCTGAACCCCGATCTCAAGTACACCGGCACGTACTACGACGCCTCCGTGCACGAGCCCGAGCGCCTCGCGCTCGACGTGCTGAAGGACGGCCTGGCGGCCGGCGACCGCGGCGGCGAGGGCAAGCTCGCCCGCAGCGCCAACTACGTCGAGGCCATCGGGGCGCAGGATGGCGGCGTCCTCGTCCGCGACATCGTCTCGGGCGCCGAGTTCGCCATCACGGCCCCCGTCGTGATCAACGCCTCCGGCCCGTGGACCGACCTCACCAACGACGCGTTCGGCGCGAAGTCGCAGTACATGGGCGGCACGAAGGGCTCGCACATCGTCGTCGACCACCCCGAGCTGCTCAAGGCGACTAACGGCCGCGAGCTGTTCTTCGAGAACAACGACGGCCGCATCGTCCTCATCTACCCGCTGAAGGGCCGCGTGCTCATCGGCACGACGGACCTCGAGGCCGACATGTCGCAGCCCGCGATCTGCACGGAGGAGGAGGTCGACTACTTCTTCGACCTCGTGAAGCACGTGTTCCCGACGATCACGATCACGCGCGACGACATCGTGTACCGCTACTCGGGCGTGCGCCCGCTGCCGAAGCACGACGATCTCGCCGCCGGCTTCGTCTCGCGCGACTACCGCATCGTCGAGACCGCCGTGCCCGCGCTCGGTCAGTCGAAGGTGCTCTCGCTCGTCGGCGGCAAGTGGACGACGTTCCGCGCCCTCTCGACCCACCTCTCGACCGAGGCCACGACCCGTCTCGGCGTGGCGCGCACGGTCGACACGGCCGGCATGCCCATCGGCGGCGGCAAGGACTTCCCGGTGCTTCCGGGCGACCGCGCCCGCTGGATCACCGACCACGCCGACGGCCTCTCGCGCGACCAGGTCGACCGCCTCCTGACCCGCTACGGCACCCGTGCCGCGGACGTGATCCAGGTGCTTCTCGACCAGCCGTCCGAGACGCTCGCCCACGACGCCGACTTCACGGCCTCCGAGATCGCCTACTTCGCCGAGCACGAGGACGTCGTGCACCTCGTCGACGTCGTGCTCCGCCGCACCAACCTCGCGTTCGTCGGCGGCGTCACGATCGAGCTCCTCGAGGAGCTCGCCGGGATCCTCCAGCCGGTGCTCGGCTGGAGCGACGACGACCGCGCCGCCGAGGTGGCGAACACGGTGTCGATCCTCGCGACCTTCCACGGGGTCGACGTCGCGTCGGCACCGGCCTCGACCGAGGCGGTGGCCGCCGAGGCCGCCGACCTCGCGAAGGCGTAG
- a CDS encoding SulP family inorganic anion transporter, with protein sequence MTAAPPLPAPSPALTVAAVLRSPRLLTREALAGIVTTLALVPEVISFSIVAGVDPLVSLVASIVLCLVMSVLGGRPGVVTAAAGSVALVIAPLVSAHGVEYVLPTVILAGLVQLVFGLAGLARLMRFIPRSVMIGFVNALGVLIFTAQVRHVIGVPWIAYVLFALTLAVVILLPRFTRVVPAPLVAIVLVTAIVIVGHVSVPNVGDEGLLGGGLPGLTRLAVPLDVQTLQIVWPTAISVAFVGLMETLLTAKLVDDLTETPSRKGRESWALGVANIAAGFYGGIAGCAMIGQTILNVKTGGARTRVSTFVAGLFLLALVTGLSAVMAQIPMVALAAVMMIVAITTVDWHSVRPSTLRRMPLPETIVMAVTVIVVVVSNNLALGVLVGVVLAMILFARRVAHVIGVTRQGAGAGDTLRYEVRGPLFFGSSNDLVEHFAYVEDAAIAPAGGVVIDLTHAQIWDASTVAALDSIEAKYRALGVEATFEGLDERSSAFHRRLSGRLSA encoded by the coding sequence ATGACCGCCGCCCCGCCGCTGCCCGCCCCCTCGCCCGCCCTGACCGTCGCCGCCGTGCTCCGCTCGCCGCGGCTTCTCACCCGTGAGGCGCTCGCCGGCATCGTCACCACGCTCGCGCTCGTGCCCGAGGTCATCTCGTTCTCGATCGTCGCCGGCGTCGACCCGCTGGTGAGCCTCGTCGCCTCGATCGTGCTCTGCCTGGTGATGTCGGTGCTCGGCGGCAGACCCGGCGTGGTGACGGCGGCCGCAGGATCCGTCGCGCTCGTGATCGCACCCCTCGTGTCGGCGCACGGGGTCGAGTACGTGCTCCCGACCGTGATCCTCGCCGGTCTCGTGCAGCTCGTCTTCGGTCTCGCCGGACTCGCCCGGCTCATGCGGTTCATCCCCCGCAGCGTCATGATCGGCTTCGTCAACGCCCTGGGCGTGCTCATCTTCACGGCGCAGGTCCGCCACGTGATCGGCGTGCCGTGGATCGCGTACGTGCTCTTCGCGCTCACGCTGGCCGTCGTGATCCTGCTGCCTCGCTTCACGCGGGTCGTGCCGGCGCCGCTCGTCGCGATCGTGCTGGTCACGGCGATCGTCATCGTCGGTCACGTCTCCGTGCCGAACGTGGGCGACGAGGGCCTTCTCGGCGGCGGCCTGCCCGGCCTGACCAGGCTCGCGGTCCCGCTCGACGTCCAGACGCTGCAGATCGTCTGGCCCACGGCGATCTCGGTCGCGTTCGTCGGCCTCATGGAGACCCTGCTCACGGCGAAGCTCGTCGACGACCTCACCGAGACGCCGTCCCGCAAGGGCCGCGAGTCGTGGGCGCTCGGCGTCGCGAACATCGCCGCCGGCTTCTACGGCGGCATCGCGGGCTGCGCCATGATCGGGCAGACGATCCTCAACGTGAAGACCGGCGGGGCCCGCACCCGCGTCTCGACGTTCGTCGCGGGCCTGTTCCTGCTGGCGCTCGTCACGGGGCTGTCGGCCGTGATGGCGCAGATCCCCATGGTCGCGCTCGCCGCCGTCATGATGATCGTGGCGATCACGACCGTCGACTGGCATTCGGTGCGGCCGTCCACCCTCCGGCGCATGCCGCTGCCCGAGACCATCGTCATGGCCGTCACCGTCATCGTGGTCGTCGTCTCGAACAACCTCGCCCTGGGCGTGCTCGTCGGGGTGGTGCTGGCGATGATCCTGTTCGCCCGTCGGGTCGCCCACGTGATCGGCGTGACCCGTCAGGGCGCAGGAGCCGGCGACACCCTGCGCTACGAAGTCCGCGGCCCCCTCTTCTTCGGCTCCAGCAACGACCTCGTCGAGCACTTCGCCTACGTCGAGGACGCCGCCATCGCGCCTGCCGGCGGCGTGGTGATCGACCTCACGCACGCGCAGATCTGGGACGCCTCGACGGTGGCCGCGCTCGACTCGATCGAGGCGAAGTACCGGGCGCTCGGCGTCGAGGCGACGTTCGAGGGGCTCGACGAGCGCAGTTCGGCGTTCCACCGGCGGCTGAGCGGGCGTCTCTCGGCCTGA
- a CDS encoding NAD(P)/FAD-dependent oxidoreductase, with protein MTENSAQPGLLDVVVIGGGAAGLSAALTLARARRSVVVVDDGTPRNARASGVHGFLSRDGIDPRELLDLGRDEVRRYGGVVLDGRVDDVRRGGPVRAAIPESGAATPAPTFEVVLGDTRILQCRRVLVASGLADELPDVEGLAERFGRDVVHCPYCHGWEVRERPIAVLGTTPFAVHQALLFSQWSDEVALVVSDPAAAPSPAELTRLQARRIRVVAGRARRVVVAVDAVTGVELDSGEVVPAAAIAVTTSTRARSSLVDALGVEVAAHPVSGAPRIIADPMGRTSVPGVWAAGNVVDPMLQVVAAAAAGVGAAAMLNMDLIEEETDAAVAALAARA; from the coding sequence ATGACAGAGAACTCAGCCCAGCCAGGCCTGCTCGACGTCGTCGTGATCGGAGGCGGCGCGGCCGGCCTCAGCGCGGCGCTGACCCTCGCCCGTGCCCGGCGCAGCGTGGTCGTGGTGGACGACGGCACGCCCCGGAACGCCCGGGCCTCGGGTGTGCACGGTTTCCTCTCGCGCGACGGCATCGATCCGCGCGAGCTGCTCGACCTCGGGCGCGACGAGGTGCGGCGCTACGGCGGCGTCGTCCTCGACGGGCGCGTGGACGACGTGCGGCGCGGCGGCCCGGTGCGTGCGGCGATTCCGGAATCGGGCGCGGCGACGCCCGCGCCGACGTTCGAGGTCGTGCTCGGCGACACTCGGATCCTGCAGTGCCGACGCGTGCTCGTCGCCTCCGGCCTCGCCGACGAGCTCCCCGACGTCGAGGGCCTGGCCGAGCGCTTCGGACGCGACGTCGTGCACTGCCCCTACTGCCACGGCTGGGAGGTGCGCGAGCGGCCGATCGCCGTACTCGGCACCACCCCGTTCGCCGTGCACCAGGCGCTGCTCTTCAGCCAGTGGTCCGACGAGGTCGCGCTCGTGGTGAGCGACCCGGCCGCGGCGCCGTCGCCGGCCGAGCTGACACGCCTCCAAGCGCGCAGGATCCGGGTGGTCGCCGGCCGCGCCCGCCGCGTCGTGGTCGCGGTCGATGCCGTCACGGGTGTCGAGCTCGACTCGGGCGAGGTCGTCCCCGCGGCCGCGATCGCGGTCACCACGTCGACCCGTGCACGCTCGTCGCTCGTGGACGCCCTCGGGGTCGAGGTGGCGGCCCACCCCGTGTCGGGCGCTCCGCGCATCATCGCGGACCCGATGGGCCGGACCTCCGTGCCCGGGGTCTGGGCCGCGGGCAACGTCGTCGACCCGATGCTGCAGGTGGTCGCGGCGGCCGCAGCGGGCGTCGGCGCGGCCGCGATGCTGAACATGGACCTCATCGAGGAGGAGACGGACGCCGCGGTCGCGGCGCTGGCCGCGCGGGCGTAG
- a CDS encoding DinB family protein: MPITPDTKNWTWVLEKPCTECGYDAAKVAFRDVPGLVRENAAQWPARLAEPDARLRPDDDTWSPLEYGAHVRDVFRIFDTRLALMLGEDAPTFANWDQDATAIDDDYASQEPRVVADELVEAAETVAAAFERVDDADLGRTGLRSDGSGFTVDTLARYFVHDPVHHLHDVTR, translated from the coding sequence ATGCCGATCACGCCCGACACGAAGAACTGGACCTGGGTCCTCGAGAAGCCCTGCACCGAGTGCGGGTACGACGCAGCGAAGGTCGCCTTCCGCGACGTCCCGGGGCTCGTCCGCGAGAACGCGGCGCAGTGGCCCGCCCGCCTCGCCGAGCCCGACGCGCGCCTCCGACCCGACGACGACACCTGGTCGCCGCTCGAGTACGGCGCCCACGTACGCGACGTGTTCCGCATCTTCGACACGCGCCTGGCGCTCATGCTGGGCGAGGACGCCCCGACCTTCGCCAACTGGGACCAGGACGCCACCGCGATCGACGACGACTACGCCTCGCAGGAGCCACGGGTCGTCGCCGACGAGCTCGTCGAGGCCGCAGAGACGGTCGCCGCCGCCTTCGAGCGCGTCGACGACGCCGACCTCGGCCGCACCGGCCTGCGCTCCGACGGCAGCGGCTTCACCGTCGACACCCTGGCCCGCTACTTCGTGCACGACCCCGTCCACCACCTGCACGACGTCACGCGCTAG
- a CDS encoding helix-turn-helix domain-containing protein translates to MAHDDILSGVGPRLRSLRQRRGITLADLSAETGISSSTLSRLESGGRRATLELLLPLAQAYAVPLDDLVGAPATGDPRIHVKPVKAHGMTILPLSRGASGMQVFKNVLPAGTDRTRPDPRTHEGHEWLYVIRGRLRLVLGPRDLVLEAGEAAEFDTSTPHWFGRVDDRAVEFLSLFGRQGERMHVRS, encoded by the coding sequence ATGGCACACGACGACATCCTCTCGGGCGTCGGCCCGCGACTGCGATCCCTCCGGCAGCGCCGGGGCATCACTCTGGCCGACCTCTCCGCCGAGACGGGGATCTCGAGCAGCACCCTCTCGAGGCTCGAGTCGGGAGGGCGCAGGGCCACCCTCGAGCTCCTGCTGCCTCTGGCCCAGGCGTACGCCGTGCCGCTCGACGACCTCGTGGGGGCGCCGGCCACGGGCGACCCGCGGATCCACGTGAAGCCGGTGAAGGCGCACGGCATGACGATCCTGCCGCTGTCGCGCGGCGCGAGCGGCATGCAGGTGTTCAAGAACGTGCTGCCCGCGGGCACCGATCGCACGCGGCCCGATCCGCGCACTCACGAGGGGCACGAGTGGCTGTACGTGATCCGGGGGCGGCTGCGGCTCGTGCTCGGCCCGCGCGACCTCGTGCTCGAGGCCGGCGAGGCGGCGGAGTTCGACACCTCCACGCCGCACTGGTTCGGGCGGGTGGACGACCGGGCGGTGGAGTTCCTCAGCCTGTTCGGGCGGCAGGGCGAGCGGATGCACGTGCGGAGCTGA
- a CDS encoding sugar-binding transcriptional regulator yields MEAIARELGTSRSSVSRLLSFARESGLVDIQIKSPLDQATVISEALHRRWGVVAHVVPVPDQTTDVDRLDRVALSAARILTQFVDSNMVIGVAWGSTVSAISRYLVPKATHGSTIVQLNGAANTRTTGIVYASEILRRFGDAFGATVQQFPVPAFFDDPETKLALWRERSTKRVLEFQEAMDVVLFGIGAANALVPSHVYSGGYLEAADHESLAAEGVVGDVATVFFRADGSSTDITLNKRASGPDFATIRRAPRRVCVAAGVAKAEGLRGALAAGLVTDVIVDESCARALLEAPGAGAGA; encoded by the coding sequence ATGGAGGCGATCGCGCGCGAGCTCGGCACGAGCCGCTCGAGCGTGTCGCGACTGCTGAGTTTCGCGCGGGAGTCCGGCCTCGTCGACATCCAGATCAAGTCGCCGCTGGATCAGGCGACGGTCATCTCGGAGGCCCTCCACCGCCGCTGGGGCGTCGTCGCCCACGTCGTGCCCGTGCCCGACCAGACCACCGACGTCGACCGGCTCGACCGCGTCGCCCTGTCGGCTGCACGAATTCTCACCCAGTTCGTCGACTCGAACATGGTGATCGGCGTCGCCTGGGGCTCGACGGTCAGCGCCATCAGCCGCTACCTCGTGCCGAAGGCGACGCACGGATCGACGATCGTGCAGCTCAACGGCGCCGCGAACACGCGCACGACGGGCATCGTCTACGCCTCCGAGATCCTCCGCCGCTTCGGCGACGCCTTCGGGGCGACCGTCCAGCAGTTCCCGGTGCCGGCGTTCTTCGACGATCCGGAGACGAAGCTGGCGCTGTGGCGGGAGCGCTCCACGAAGCGGGTGCTGGAGTTCCAGGAGGCCATGGACGTCGTTCTCTTCGGCATCGGCGCGGCGAACGCACTGGTGCCGAGCCACGTCTACTCGGGCGGGTACCTCGAGGCGGCGGACCACGAGAGCCTGGCGGCCGAGGGCGTCGTCGGTGACGTGGCGACGGTGTTCTTCCGGGCGGACGGCTCGTCGACGGACATCACGCTGAACAAGCGGGCGTCCGGCCCGGACTTCGCGACGATCCGCCGGGCGCCGCGGCGCGTGTGCGTCGCCGCCGGCGTCGCCAAGGCCGAGGGGCTGCGCGGGGCCCTGGCCGCCGGGCTCGTCACCGACGTGATCGTCGACGAGAGCTGCGCGCGGGCGCTGCTCGAGGCTCCCGGCGCCGGCGCGGGCGCCTGA